A portion of the Gammaproteobacteria bacterium genome contains these proteins:
- a CDS encoding ABC transporter ATP-binding protein, with product MTGGADNLVSVRNLVFRFGRRVIFDDVDIDIRRGAVTAIMGPSGTGKTTLLRLIGGQLRPDSGSVSVDGAEVPTLRRKALFELRKRMGMMFQTGALFTSLSVFNNVAFPLREHTRLPESLIRDLVLLKLQAVGLRGARDLMPSELSGGMARRVALARAIALDPMMIMYDEPFTGQDPITVGVIMKLIRMINDSLGMTSIIVSHDVQEVSAISDYIYMISNGKVIGQGSPAELGRSDSPWVRQFLDAQPDGPVPFHYPAADLAQDLLDA from the coding sequence ATGACCGGCGGCGCGGATAACCTGGTCAGCGTGCGCAATCTGGTGTTCCGGTTCGGGCGGCGCGTGATCTTCGACGACGTCGACATCGACATCCGGCGCGGCGCGGTCACCGCCATCATGGGGCCGAGCGGCACCGGCAAGACCACGCTGCTGCGCCTGATCGGAGGCCAGCTGCGCCCCGACTCCGGCAGCGTCAGTGTGGACGGGGCCGAGGTGCCGACACTGCGCCGCAAGGCGCTGTTCGAGCTGCGCAAACGCATGGGCATGATGTTCCAGACCGGCGCCCTGTTCACCTCGCTCAGCGTGTTCAACAATGTTGCGTTTCCGCTCCGCGAGCACACCCGTCTGCCGGAGTCGCTCATCCGCGACCTGGTCCTGCTCAAGCTGCAGGCGGTGGGCCTGCGCGGGGCGCGCGACCTGATGCCCTCCGAGCTGTCCGGCGGCATGGCCCGCCGCGTCGCGCTGGCGCGCGCCATCGCGCTCGACCCGATGATGATCATGTACGACGAGCCCTTTACCGGCCAGGATCCCATCACCGTGGGCGTCATCATGAAGCTGATCCGCATGATCAACGACAGCCTCGGCATGACCAGCATCATCGTGTCGCACGATGTGCAGGAGGTCTCCGCCATCTCCGACTACATCTACATGATCTCGAACGGCAAGGTGATCGGCCAGGGTTCGCCGGCCGAGCTCGGGCGCTCCGACTCGCCCTGGGTCAGGCAGTTCCTCGATGCCCAGCCGGACGGCCCGGTGCCGTTCCATTACCCGGCCGCGGACCTGGCGCAGGATCTGCTCGATGCGTGA
- a CDS encoding histidinol-phosphate transaminase produces the protein MKQPLTSSVAAAARARAEQWIRPEIRALNAYHVPPAAGLIKLDAMENPYRWPQPVVDDWLEHLRGVSLNRYPDPSAQALKRELRAFFGVPPEMELLLGNGSDELIQIVALALAAPGRTALAAQPAFSMYRMISIFSGLEFTGVPLRAGDFGLEREAMLAAIARHRPALVLLDYPNNPTGGLFERDTVRAVIEAAPGIVVVDEAYQAFSEATLMDWLHDCPNLLVLRTLSKMGLAGLRLGMLAGRREWIEELDKIRLPYNINVLTQASAEFALRHRAMLEEQAGRIRADRESLSASLRGCRGLTVYPSRANFILFRAPAGRGGAIFAGLRERGVLIKNLDGAGEPLRDCLRVTVGTPEENQAFLTALTALL, from the coding sequence ATGAAGCAGCCCCTCACTTCGTCCGTCGCCGCGGCCGCGCGGGCGCGCGCCGAGCAGTGGATCCGCCCGGAGATCCGCGCGCTCAACGCCTATCACGTGCCTCCCGCGGCCGGGCTGATCAAGCTCGATGCGATGGAGAACCCCTACCGCTGGCCGCAGCCGGTGGTCGATGACTGGCTGGAGCACCTGCGCGGCGTCAGCCTGAACCGCTACCCCGATCCTTCCGCGCAGGCACTCAAGCGGGAACTGCGCGCCTTCTTCGGCGTGCCTCCGGAGATGGAACTGCTGCTCGGCAACGGTTCGGACGAACTGATCCAGATCGTCGCGCTCGCCCTGGCGGCCCCGGGGCGCACGGCGCTGGCCGCGCAGCCGGCCTTCAGCATGTATCGCATGATCTCGATCTTCTCCGGGCTCGAATTCACCGGCGTGCCGCTGCGCGCCGGCGATTTCGGTCTTGAACGCGAGGCGATGCTGGCGGCCATCGCCCGCCACCGGCCCGCCCTGGTGCTGCTCGACTATCCGAACAATCCGACCGGGGGGCTGTTCGAGCGGGATACCGTGCGCGCCGTGATCGAGGCCGCGCCGGGTATCGTGGTGGTCGACGAGGCCTACCAGGCCTTTTCCGAAGCGACGCTGATGGACTGGCTGCACGACTGTCCCAACCTGCTGGTGCTGCGCACCCTGTCGAAGATGGGGCTGGCCGGCCTGCGCCTCGGCATGCTCGCCGGCCGCCGTGAATGGATCGAGGAACTGGACAAGATCCGCCTGCCCTACAACATCAATGTGCTGACGCAGGCGAGCGCCGAGTTCGCGCTGCGCCACCGCGCCATGCTGGAGGAGCAGGCGGGGCGCATTCGCGCGGATCGCGAGTCCCTGTCCGCGTCGCTGCGCGGCTGCCGCGGTCTGACCGTCTATCCCAGCCGCGCGAACTTCATCCTGTTCCGCGCCCCGGCCGGGCGCGGCGGCGCGATCTTCGCCGGCCTGCGCGAGCGCGGGGTACTGATCAAGAACCTCGACGGCGCCGGCGAGCCGCTGCGCGACTGCCTGCGCGTCACCGTCGGAACCCCCGAGGAAAACCAGGCCTTTCTGACGGCGCTGACCGCGCTGCTGTGA
- a CDS encoding ABC transporter substrate-binding protein — MFGISRTLVLRRGLGGVLLALVLGTAPARAGVVEGGAQELVRATSTEVQKILQQRHAELERKPGLIYGVVEEYILPHFDFERMSQLVLGKSWRTATPEERTQFIEEFRLLLVRTYATAMLKYSDQKISYLPDRGKGGEDEAVVQTEVEQAGGPPIPIDYRLYRKGDAWKVFDVKIDSVSLVVNYRGTFASEIRSGGGVGALIQKLRERNRQAADE, encoded by the coding sequence ATGTTCGGGATTTCGCGCACACTCGTGCTCCGGCGCGGCCTGGGGGGGGTGCTGCTCGCGCTCGTGCTGGGCACCGCCCCGGCGCGCGCCGGCGTCGTCGAGGGCGGCGCCCAGGAGCTGGTACGCGCCACCTCGACCGAGGTGCAGAAGATCCTGCAGCAGCGCCACGCCGAGCTGGAACGGAAGCCGGGGCTGATCTACGGGGTGGTCGAGGAATACATCCTCCCCCATTTCGATTTCGAGCGCATGTCGCAGCTGGTGCTGGGCAAGAGCTGGCGCACCGCCACACCGGAGGAGCGGACCCAGTTCATCGAGGAATTCCGACTGCTGCTGGTGCGCACCTACGCCACGGCGATGCTCAAGTACTCCGACCAGAAGATCAGCTATCTGCCGGATCGCGGCAAGGGCGGCGAGGATGAGGCGGTCGTCCAGACCGAGGTCGAACAGGCCGGCGGACCACCGATCCCGATCGATTACCGCCTGTACCGCAAGGGCGATGCCTGGAAGGTATTCGACGTGAAGATAGACAGCGTCAGCCTGGTGGTGAATTACCGCGGCACCTTCGCCAGCGAGATCCGCAGCGGAGGCGGCGTAGGAGCTCTGATCCAGAAGCTGCGCGAGCGCAACCGGCAGGCGGCGGATGAGTGA
- a CDS encoding carbon-nitrogen hydrolase family protein, protein MHSRVAAVQMASGPSVTTNLMEAGRLLARAAAAGAELVVLPENFALMGMTERDKVQAREAEGSGPIQDFLAAQAREHGIWIVGGTLPLAAAASDKVYASCLLFDAGGNRVARYDKVHLFDVMLEQSGERYAESQTIVPGDRVVVADTPFGRLGLAVCYDLRFPELFRRMSDQKVEIIALPSAFTALTGKAHWESLVRVRAIENQCYMIAAAQGGYHLSGRETYGDSMIVDPWGAVLERLPRGAGVISADIDLTYLARIRRNFPALQHRRREIAAGMPGEPGR, encoded by the coding sequence ATGCACAGTCGAGTCGCTGCGGTACAGATGGCCTCGGGGCCGAGCGTCACCACCAACCTGATGGAGGCCGGGCGCCTGCTCGCGCGTGCCGCCGCCGCCGGCGCCGAGCTGGTGGTGCTGCCGGAGAATTTCGCGCTGATGGGCATGACCGAGCGCGACAAGGTGCAGGCGCGCGAGGCGGAGGGGAGCGGGCCGATCCAGGATTTTCTCGCCGCGCAGGCGCGTGAACACGGGATCTGGATCGTCGGCGGCACGCTGCCGCTCGCGGCCGCGGCGTCCGACAAGGTGTACGCCTCCTGCCTGTTGTTCGACGCGGGCGGGAACCGGGTGGCGCGCTACGACAAGGTGCACCTGTTCGACGTCATGCTCGAACAGAGCGGCGAGCGCTACGCCGAGTCGCAGACCATCGTGCCCGGCGACCGGGTGGTGGTGGCGGATACGCCGTTCGGCCGCCTCGGTCTCGCGGTATGCTACGACCTGCGCTTTCCCGAGCTGTTCCGGCGCATGTCGGATCAGAAGGTGGAGATCATCGCCCTGCCGTCCGCCTTCACCGCGCTGACCGGCAAGGCGCACTGGGAATCGCTGGTGCGCGTGCGCGCGATCGAGAACCAGTGCTACATGATCGCGGCCGCGCAGGGGGGCTATCACCTCAGCGGGCGCGAGACCTACGGCGACAGCATGATCGTGGACCCGTGGGGCGCGGTGCTCGAGCGCCTGCCGCGCGGCGCCGGCGTGATCAGCGCCGACATCGATCTCACCTACCTCGCGCGGATCCGCCGCAATTTTCCCGCCCTGCAGCACCGGCGCCGGGAAATCGCCGCTGGCATGCCGGGCGAGCCGGGTCGATAA
- the murA gene encoding UDP-N-acetylglucosamine 1-carboxyvinyltransferase, with amino-acid sequence MDKLIITGGAPLDGSVSISGAKNAALPIMAATLLTSEPVTICNVPHLHDITTTMELLGRMGVRLVVDESMNIEVDASDVREFCAPYDLVKTMRASILVLGPLLARFGQADVSLPGGCAIGTRPVDLHISALEAMGAQIEVKGGYIRARAPRLKGVRLFLDMVTVTGTENIMMAATLAEGTTVIENAAREPEVVDLANCLNQMGARISGAGSDTIVVEGVERLTGTTYSILPDRIETGTYLVAAAITGGRIRVKKTRPDLLDAVLAKLREAGADIETGDNWIELDMGGRRPEAVDVRTAPYPAFPTDMQAQFAALNSVAEGSGTITETVFENRFMHVPELQRMGADLRLEGNTVFSRGTDTLAGAPVMATDLRASASLVLAGLVAEGRTVVDRIYHIDRGYECIEEKLSSLGADIRRVPKL; translated from the coding sequence ATGGACAAACTGATCATCACCGGCGGCGCGCCGCTCGACGGCTCCGTCAGCATCTCCGGCGCGAAGAACGCCGCCCTTCCCATCATGGCGGCGACGCTGCTGACCAGCGAACCGGTGACCATCTGCAACGTGCCGCACCTGCACGACATCACCACCACCATGGAGCTGCTCGGCCGCATGGGTGTGCGGCTGGTGGTGGACGAGAGCATGAATATCGAGGTCGACGCCTCCGATGTCCGCGAATTCTGCGCACCATATGACCTGGTCAAGACCATGCGCGCCTCCATTCTTGTGCTCGGCCCGCTGCTGGCGCGCTTCGGGCAGGCCGACGTATCGCTGCCCGGCGGCTGCGCCATCGGCACGCGGCCGGTGGACCTGCACATCAGCGCGCTTGAGGCGATGGGCGCGCAGATCGAGGTGAAGGGCGGCTACATCCGCGCGCGGGCTCCGCGCCTGAAGGGCGTGCGCCTGTTCCTGGACATGGTGACGGTGACCGGTACGGAGAACATCATGATGGCCGCCACGCTCGCCGAGGGCACGACGGTGATCGAGAACGCGGCGCGCGAGCCCGAAGTGGTCGATCTGGCGAACTGCCTGAACCAGATGGGTGCCAGGATCAGTGGCGCCGGGTCCGACACCATCGTCGTCGAAGGTGTCGAGCGGCTCACCGGGACCACGTATTCCATCCTGCCCGACCGCATCGAGACCGGCACCTACCTGGTCGCCGCCGCCATCACCGGCGGGCGCATCCGGGTGAAGAAGACGCGCCCCGATCTCCTCGACGCGGTGCTGGCGAAGCTGCGCGAGGCCGGGGCCGATATCGAGACCGGCGACAACTGGATCGAGCTCGACATGGGAGGCCGGCGGCCCGAGGCGGTCGACGTGCGGACCGCGCCCTATCCGGCGTTTCCGACCGATATGCAGGCGCAGTTCGCCGCCCTGAACTCTGTCGCCGAGGGTTCGGGGACCATCACCGAGACGGTGTTCGAGAACCGCTTCATGCACGTCCCCGAGCTGCAGCGCATGGGGGCGGACCTGCGCCTGGAGGGCAACACGGTGTTCAGCCGCGGCACGGACACGCTGGCCGGCGCGCCTGTGATGGCGACCGACCTGCGCGCCTCGGCCAGCCTGGTGCTGGCCGGCCTGGTGGCCGAGGGGAGGACCGTGGTCGACCGCATCTACCACATCGACCGCGGTTACGAATGCATCGAGGAAAAACTGTCATCGCTCGGGGCCGACATCCGGCGGGTGCCGAAGCTGTGA
- the mlaD gene encoding outer membrane lipid asymmetry maintenance protein MlaD — protein MTNGKMVEIMVGLFVAAGIAALFMLAMKVSNLSAFSVKDGYSLTARFDNIGGLKVQSPVSASGVRVGRVVAIDYDQDSYEAEVSMMIDPRYNRLPTDTSAGIYTSGLLGEQYISLEPGGAESFLKDGDRLSLTQSALVLEQSIGQYLFSQAADGAEQQ, from the coding sequence ATGACAAATGGAAAGATGGTCGAGATAATGGTGGGGCTGTTCGTCGCGGCGGGAATCGCCGCGCTGTTCATGCTCGCGATGAAGGTCAGCAATCTGAGCGCATTCAGCGTGAAGGACGGCTACAGCCTGACGGCGCGCTTCGACAACATCGGGGGACTCAAGGTACAGTCGCCGGTGAGCGCCAGCGGGGTCAGGGTCGGCCGCGTGGTGGCGATCGATTACGATCAGGACAGCTACGAGGCGGAGGTCAGCATGATGATCGACCCGCGGTATAACCGCCTGCCGACGGACACCTCCGCCGGCATATACACCTCCGGGCTGCTCGGTGAACAGTACATCAGCCTGGAACCGGGCGGCGCAGAGAGCTTCCTCAAGGACGGCGACCGCCTGAGCCTGACCCAGTCGGCGCTGGTGCTGGAGCAGAGCATAGGCCAGTACCTGTTCAGCCAGGCCGCGGACGGCGCGGAACAGCAATAG
- a CDS encoding BolA family transcriptional regulator encodes MQADDIKRLIEAGLPGSEAHVSGDGTHFEAAVISEAFGGKSLLEKHRMVYATLGDGMRGAIHALSIRPYTPAEWERRGAR; translated from the coding sequence ATGCAGGCGGACGACATCAAGCGTTTGATCGAGGCGGGCCTCCCCGGCAGCGAGGCGCATGTGAGCGGGGACGGGACCCACTTCGAGGCGGCCGTCATATCCGAGGCCTTCGGCGGCAAGTCGCTGCTGGAGAAACACCGCATGGTGTACGCGACGCTCGGCGACGGCATGCGCGGCGCCATCCACGCCCTTTCGATCCGGCCGTACACGCCGGCGGAATGGGAGCGGCGCGGCGCGCGCTGA
- the hisD gene encoding histidinol dehydrogenase, which yields MPGIKRLDTAEPEFYPRLDELLAWESVSDATINATVRAILDDVRRRGDDALLEYTRRFDRVEAASLRDLEIPAARLRRALDGLSADQRADLELAAARVRSYHEHQKADSWTYTEADGTLLGQQVTPLDRVGLYVPGGKASYPSTVIMNAIPAKVAGVPELIMVAPTPDGVVNELVLAAACLSGVDRVFALGGAQAVAALAYGTATIPRVDKIVGPGNIYVATAKGMVFGTVGIDMIAGPSEILVICDGATNPDWIAMDLFSQAEHDEDAQSILLCPEAAYLDRVEQSIARLLPQMERADIIRTSMAKRAALIRVRDLDDAAAVANHIAPEHLELSVADPLALARKIRHAGAIFLGRHTAEAIGDYIAGPNHVLPTSRTARFSSPLGVYDFQKRSSLIMCTPAGAAVLGKTAAALARSEGLTAHARSAQYRVDGEGGR from the coding sequence ATGCCCGGAATCAAGAGACTGGACACGGCGGAACCCGAATTCTACCCCCGGCTTGACGAACTGCTGGCCTGGGAGAGCGTCTCCGACGCGACGATCAACGCGACGGTGCGCGCGATCCTCGATGACGTGCGCCGGCGCGGCGACGACGCGCTGCTGGAATACACACGGCGCTTCGACCGCGTCGAGGCGGCGTCGCTGCGCGATCTCGAGATCCCGGCCGCGCGCCTGCGCCGGGCGCTCGACGGACTCTCGGCGGATCAGCGCGCGGACCTGGAGCTGGCCGCCGCGCGCGTGCGCAGCTACCACGAGCACCAGAAGGCCGACTCGTGGACGTACACCGAGGCGGACGGCACGCTGCTCGGCCAGCAGGTGACGCCGCTCGACCGCGTCGGGCTCTATGTCCCGGGCGGCAAGGCCTCCTATCCCTCCACGGTGATCATGAATGCGATCCCGGCCAAGGTGGCCGGCGTGCCCGAGCTGATCATGGTGGCGCCGACGCCGGACGGCGTGGTGAACGAGCTGGTGCTTGCCGCGGCGTGCCTGTCCGGCGTCGACCGCGTGTTCGCGCTCGGCGGGGCGCAGGCGGTCGCCGCGCTCGCCTATGGCACCGCGACGATCCCGCGCGTCGACAAGATCGTCGGTCCCGGCAACATCTACGTCGCCACCGCCAAGGGCATGGTCTTCGGCACGGTCGGCATCGACATGATCGCCGGGCCGTCGGAGATCCTCGTCATCTGCGACGGCGCCACCAACCCCGACTGGATCGCGATGGACCTGTTTTCGCAGGCCGAGCACGACGAGGACGCGCAGTCGATCCTGCTCTGCCCGGAGGCCGCCTATCTCGACCGCGTCGAGCAGAGCATCGCGCGCCTGCTGCCGCAGATGGAGCGCGCCGACATCATCCGCACCTCGATGGCGAAGCGCGCGGCCCTGATCCGCGTGCGCGACCTCGACGACGCCGCGGCGGTGGCCAACCACATCGCGCCCGAGCACCTCGAGCTGTCGGTGGCGGACCCGCTCGCGCTGGCGCGCAAGATCCGCCACGCCGGCGCAATCTTCCTCGGACGGCATACGGCGGAGGCGATTGGTGACTACATCGCCGGCCCCAACCACGTGCTGCCGACCTCGCGCACCGCGCGCTTTTCCTCGCCGCTCGGCGTGTACGACTTCCAGAAACGCTCCAGCCTGATCATGTGCACGCCGGCCGGCGCGGCCGTGCTGGGCAAGACCGCCGCGGCGCTTGCGCGCAGCGAGGGGCTCACCGCCCACGCGCGTTCGGCGCAGTACCGCGTCGACGGCGAAGGCGGGCGGTAG
- the mlaE gene encoding lipid asymmetry maintenance ABC transporter permease subunit MlaE, with protein sequence MIHLLQHLGRSGLGFFERLGRANLFVLRVIAGIPALAAHPGLVIAQLHSVGVLSLVIIVVSGLNVGMVLGLQTYNTLVDFGAESTLGPVVALSLLRELGPVVAALLFAGRAGSALTAEIGLMKATEQLSGMEMMAVDPIRRIVAPRFLAGIISMPLLATIFSAVGILGGYFVGVGLLGVDDGAFWSQMQSKVDWREDVINGIIKSVAFGVVVTWIAVFEGYDAVPTTEGVSRATTRTVVYASLAVLGLDFVLTALMFGDV encoded by the coding sequence ATGATCCATCTCCTGCAGCACCTCGGGCGCAGCGGGCTCGGCTTCTTCGAACGCCTGGGGCGCGCGAACCTGTTCGTGCTGCGCGTCATCGCCGGCATCCCGGCCCTGGCCGCCCATCCCGGCCTGGTGATCGCCCAGCTCCACTCGGTGGGGGTGCTGTCGCTGGTCATCATCGTGGTGTCCGGCCTTAACGTCGGCATGGTGCTGGGGCTGCAGACGTACAATACCCTGGTGGATTTCGGGGCCGAATCCACGCTCGGACCGGTAGTGGCCCTGTCGCTGCTGCGCGAGCTCGGACCGGTGGTGGCGGCGCTGCTGTTCGCCGGGCGGGCCGGCTCGGCCCTGACGGCGGAGATCGGGCTGATGAAGGCGACCGAGCAGCTCTCCGGCATGGAGATGATGGCGGTGGATCCGATCCGGCGCATTGTCGCCCCGCGCTTCCTTGCCGGTATCATATCCATGCCCCTGCTCGCGACGATCTTCAGCGCCGTCGGAATCCTGGGCGGATATTTCGTCGGCGTGGGTCTGCTCGGCGTCGACGACGGGGCCTTCTGGTCCCAGATGCAGTCCAAGGTCGACTGGCGCGAGGACGTGATCAACGGCATCATCAAGAGCGTCGCCTTCGGCGTGGTGGTGACCTGGATCGCGGTGTTCGAGGGCTATGACGCCGTTCCGACGACGGAGGGCGTCAGCCGCGCCACCACGCGCACCGTGGTGTACGCTTCGCTGGCCGTGCTCGGGCTGGATTTCGTGTTGACCGCGCTGATGTTCGGGGACGTTTGA
- a CDS encoding STAS domain-containing protein: MSDVRADPGDPSALSVSGELSFATVPALLERGAALLAAGGGRIRLDLGGVTRADSAGLALLVEWLRLARSRRASLEIMNMPEQLRAIARVCGLDGILPPGGTQGET, from the coding sequence ATGAGTGATGTCCGCGCCGATCCCGGCGACCCGTCCGCGCTGAGCGTGAGCGGTGAGCTCAGCTTCGCCACCGTGCCCGCGCTGCTCGAGCGGGGCGCCGCGCTGCTTGCCGCGGGCGGCGGCCGTATCCGGCTCGACCTGGGCGGTGTGACCCGGGCGGACAGCGCCGGTCTGGCGCTGCTGGTCGAATGGCTGCGTCTCGCACGCAGCCGCCGTGCGAGCCTCGAGATCATGAACATGCCGGAGCAACTGCGGGCGATCGCCCGCGTGTGCGGGCTCGACGGCATCCTTCCCCCGGGCGGAACGCAAGGCGAGACCTGA
- a CDS encoding ATP phosphoribosyltransferase, whose product MITIAISKGRILLEALPLLADCGITPADDPHTSRKLIFDTNRADVRLVVIRAADVPTFVEYGAADMGIAGKDVLMEYGGSGLYEPLDLRIARCRLMLAGPEQAAPRGRRMRVATKYVETARRYFAARGEQVEIVKLYGSMELAPLVGLADLIVDLVDSGSTLRANGLRPYENIADISSRLIVNKAAMKMKHEQVKGLIAQLEAAVARKAAPERRGH is encoded by the coding sequence ATGATCACGATCGCGATCTCCAAGGGGCGCATCCTGCTCGAGGCGCTGCCGCTGCTGGCGGATTGCGGCATCACGCCCGCCGACGACCCGCACACCAGCCGCAAGCTGATCTTCGACACCAACCGCGCCGATGTCCGGCTGGTGGTGATCCGCGCCGCCGACGTGCCGACCTTCGTCGAGTACGGTGCGGCCGACATGGGCATCGCCGGCAAGGACGTGCTGATGGAGTACGGCGGCTCCGGTCTGTACGAACCCCTCGACCTGCGCATCGCGCGCTGCCGCCTGATGCTCGCCGGGCCGGAGCAGGCGGCGCCGCGCGGCCGGCGCATGCGCGTCGCGACCAAGTACGTGGAGACGGCGCGGCGCTATTTCGCGGCGCGCGGCGAGCAGGTCGAGATCGTCAAGCTGTACGGCTCGATGGAGCTGGCGCCCCTGGTGGGGCTGGCGGACCTGATCGTCGACCTGGTTGACAGCGGCAGCACGCTGCGCGCCAACGGGCTGCGGCCGTACGAGAACATCGCCGACATCAGCTCCCGCCTGATCGTCAACAAGGCGGCGATGAAGATGAAGCACGAACAGGTCAAGGGCCTGATCGCGCAGCTCGAGGCGGCGGTGGCGCGCAAGGCGGCGCCCGAGCGGCGCGGGCATTGA
- the hisB gene encoding imidazoleglycerol-phosphate dehydratase HisB, with the protein MGDRKAAVKRDTRETRIAVSVNLDGTGKAELHSPVPFLDHMLDQVARHGMIDIELHAEGDIHIDAHHTVEDIGIVFGQAVAQALGEKRGIRRYGHAYVPLDEALSRVVIDLSGRPGLEYHVAFPRARIGELDVDLLQEFFRGFVNHALATLHIDCLRGVNAHHIAETVFKAFGRALRAAVEADPRGQGIMPSTKGSL; encoded by the coding sequence ATGGGAGACCGTAAAGCCGCAGTCAAGCGCGACACCAGGGAGACCCGCATCGCCGTGTCGGTCAATCTCGACGGCACCGGCAAGGCCGAATTGCATTCCCCGGTGCCGTTTCTCGACCACATGCTGGATCAGGTGGCGCGCCACGGCATGATCGATATCGAGCTGCATGCCGAGGGCGACATCCATATCGATGCCCACCACACGGTGGAGGACATCGGCATCGTGTTCGGGCAGGCCGTGGCACAGGCGCTCGGCGAGAAGCGCGGCATCCGCCGCTACGGCCACGCCTACGTGCCGCTGGACGAGGCGCTGTCGCGCGTGGTGATCGACCTGTCCGGGCGCCCCGGCCTGGAATACCACGTCGCCTTTCCGCGCGCGCGCATCGGCGAGTTGGACGTCGACCTGCTGCAGGAATTCTTCCGCGGCTTCGTCAATCACGCGCTCGCCACGCTGCACATCGACTGCCTGCGCGGCGTCAACGCGCACCATATCGCGGAGACCGTGTTCAAGGCCTTCGGCCGCGCGCTGCGCGCGGCGGTGGAGGCGGATCCGCGCGGACAGGGCATCATGCCGTCGACCAAGGGCAGCCTCTGA